CGCCCACCCAGGACGGGCTGCAGTGCACCAACGGCATGAGCAACTCGCGTCGGAATGCGAAGTACGCCAACGCGGGCATCGTCGTGACCGTGTCCGTGCAGGACTTCGAGCGCGAGGGCTTCCGCGGGCCGCTCGCGGGCCTCGAATTCCAGCGCCACTGGGAGGCCAAGGCGTACGAGCTGGGTGGCGGGAAGTTCTTCGCTCCCGCTCAGACGATTCCGGACTACCTGGCCGGGCGCGTGAAGAAGGACCCGGGTGGCACGAGCTACCGGCCGGGGCTGGCGCATACGGATTTGAACAAGCTCTTCCCGCCGAGCCTCACGCAGTCGCTGAAGCAGGCACTGAAGGCGTTCGACCGGAAGATGCGCGGCTTCATCAGCGACGAGGGCAAGCTCATCGGCATCGAGAGCCGCACCAGCTCGCCGGTGCGCATCACGCGCGGCGAGGACATGCAGTCCGTGTCGATGCGGGGGCTCTACCCCGCGGGCGAGGGCTGTGGCTACGCGGGCGGTATCGTCTCCTCGGCCATTGATGGACTGCGCGTGGCGGAGCAGATTGCGCGCGAACTCGCCTGAAACACGGGAGGGCGCCATGCGCTACCGCGTACGCACGCCGGACGGAGAGCTGGGATACTCCACCCTGAGGGACATCGAGGTGGCGTACACCCAGGGTCTGGTGGGCCCCGAGGACGAAGTGCTCGAGGAGGGCCACACCACGTGGCGCAAGGCCTCGAGCATCCCGACGCTCGCCCGGGCCCGGCCCCCCGCGAAGGGGCTGTCCAATCGGGGTCAGTGGGTGGGAGTCGGCGTCGCGGTCGTGCTGGGCATCTGTGCACTGGTGCTCATCACGAGTGACTCCGCGACCCGGCGGGGATTGGGCTTCGTCCTGGCACTGGCGACGGGCGTGGTGCTCATGAGGGTGACGACCAAGGCCTTCAAGCGACCAGGACCACCGAGAGGCTGAGTAGTGGCACAGGGAGCAGGGTGACGACCCTCACCCCGTCCCTCTCCCAGGGGGAGAGGGTCCAACCTGGTTCCTCACCGTGCATGCCCCCTCTCCCCCTGGGAGAGGGCTGGGGTGAGGGTCTTCCCTCCCCCGCTCCCCTGCCCTCCGACGGAGCATCCTCCCCCTCCCCGCACCCGGCCCCCACCGACCGCATGTTCCCCTCCAAGGAAGCACACGGCGCGTGGCCGGAGACTCGGCCCACGCACAGGGGAGGATGGCCTTGCTCAACACCTACCTTTCCCGCGAGGCGGCGCGAAGGCTGAAGCACGGGGCGCCCTGGGTCCGCCGGGAGGACATCGTCTCGATGGAAGGCACTCCCTCCGTGGGAGAGGCCGTGCAGCTCCGGGACGAGGACGGACACGTGCTGGGTCTGGCGGACGTGGACCTCGAGTCCTCCTACGCGGTGCGCCGGCTGGGGCTGCCCGAAGAATCCGCGGAGGGCCTCATCCCCCGCCACGTGCGCCACGCCTTCGAGCGCCGCGCGCGCATGGTGGATGACCCGCGCTTCTGCCGCACCATCAATGACGACGGCGACGCCCTCCCCGGCCTCATCGTGGACCGCTACGACACGCACCTCGTCGTCCAGACGCTCACGCGGGCCATGGACGCGCGCCTCCCGGAAATCACCCGCGCCCTCGTGGAGGTGGGCGGGGCCGAGTCCGTACTGCTGCGCAACGACACCGCCCGGCGTCGGCAGCTCGGCCTGCCCGTGCAGCGGCCCCATGCCCTGTACGGCAACCCGCCGCGCTGGAGCCGCGTGCTGGAGATGGGGGCCCGCTTCACGGTGGACCTCACCTATGGCCCGGGCGTGGGCTACCCGTACGACCAGCGCGAGCTGCGCCGCTTCATCTCCCGCCTGTCCCAGGGCGCCCGGGTGCTGGATCCGAGCTGCCACGTGGGAGGACTCTTCGTCCACGCGGGCCGCCATGGTGCCCGCTCCATCCT
This is a stretch of genomic DNA from Archangium violaceum. It encodes these proteins:
- a CDS encoding class I SAM-dependent rRNA methyltransferase, whose product is MLNTYLSREAARRLKHGAPWVRREDIVSMEGTPSVGEAVQLRDEDGHVLGLADVDLESSYAVRRLGLPEESAEGLIPRHVRHAFERRARMVDDPRFCRTINDDGDALPGLIVDRYDTHLVVQTLTRAMDARLPEITRALVEVGGAESVLLRNDTARRRQLGLPVQRPHALYGNPPRWSRVLEMGARFTVDLTYGPGVGYPYDQRELRRFISRLSQGARVLDPSCHVGGLFVHAGRHGARSILAFDADADTADLARENGEANGLLGRLQVQRGDALSVLRGLHDTFDLVLLDTPEASSSETFIEQVRLGLHATRHGGYLLLVGYHPPLATGSFDELVAAACEFEGRVGFRFARLGLPPDHPTLVGFPGTDYLSGIALEVS